A single window of Electrophorus electricus isolate fEleEle1 chromosome 16, fEleEle1.pri, whole genome shotgun sequence DNA harbors:
- the LOC113590914 gene encoding B-cell receptor CD22-like isoform X3: MVSLQITPSTSVVLHILLTGVVAQDGWGVKYTPKSICALKGSTVIIGCTYTYPLGFAIKKSFWSIRQVTSTSEPPDLSLDLRYQDRVQYLGDKQQNCTLSLRDVTEEDQCKYYFRFITYKADGKFQDKNGVQLFVTDLQVETPEEVVEGDDVTLTCKTTCNLTGPSYIWYKNGVSLSSNTKALNLKTVSSEHAASYSCAVLGQSHSSSAVILDVRYPPKKVSVSINPSGEILEGSSVTLTCSSDANPPVQNYTWFKEGGTSPVASGQSYSFNLNTSRSEMYYCVAQNEHGVRRSAALPLNPKPGFSMISYVAAGISLCGVAALLFIAFWKRRNKQNMKSSANASLNVYSDNMDETYTALDPSARSSNVYHTLTAIHPSRPDDTYTALDLHPSHPDDTYTALDHYSRLRQQS; the protein is encoded by the exons ATGGTGTCTCTACAAATTACTCCTTCCACTTCTGTGGTCTTGCACATCTTATTAACTG gtgTTGTTGCCCAGGATGGGTGGGGTGTGAAATACACCCCAAAATCTATTTGTGCCCTAAAGGGATCTACAGTGATCATAGGCTGTACTTACACGTACCCACTTGGATTTGcaattaaaaaatctttttggaGCATAAGACAGGTGACATCTACTTCAGAGCCTCCTGACCTGTCTCTAGACCTCAGGTACCAAGACAGGGTTCAGTACCTCGGAGATAAACAGCAGAACTGCACCCTCAGCCTGAGAGATGTGACAGAAGAGGACCAATGCAAATACTACTTCAGGTTCATAACATACAAAGCAGATGGGAAGTTTCAAGATAAAAATGGAGTTCAACTTTTTGTCACAG ACCTCCAGGTGGAGACTCCTGAGGAAGTGGTGGAGGGAGATGACGTCACTCTCACGTGTAAAACCACATGCAATCTGACTGGTCCATCGTacatctggtacaaaaatgggGTCAGTTTATCCTCCAACACCAAGGCCCTGAACCTGAAGACAGTCAGCAGTGAGCATGCAGCCAGTTACAGCTGTGCTGTACTGGGACAAAGCCATTCATCTTCCGCTGTTATTCTTGATGTCAGGT ATCCTCCAAAGAAAGTGTCAGTGTCCATCAATCCCTCTGGTGAAATATTGGAGggcagttcagtgactctgacctgcagcagtgatgccaacccacctgtgcagaactacacctggtttaaagaaggaggaacctcacctgtagCATCTGGACAGAGTTACAGCTTTAACCTCAATACCAGTAGAAGTGAAATGTACTACTGTGTGGCTCAAAATGAACACGGGGTGCGCAGATCAGCTGCACTGCCACTCAATCCAAAAC CAGGCTTCTCCATGATTTCATATGTAGCTGCTGGAATTAGTCTCTGTGGGGTTGCCGCTCTTCTATTCATCGCTTTCTGGAAGAG AAGAAACAAGCAGAACATGAAGTCATCTGCAAATGCCTCTCTG AATGTTTATTCTGATAATATGGATGAAACATACACAGCTCTGGATCCCTCAGCCAGATCCTCTAACGTGTACCACACACTTACA GCCATTCATCCCAGTCGTCCTGATGACACGTACACAGCTCTGGATCTTCATCCCAGTCATCCTGATGACACGTACACAGCTCTGGATCATTATTCCAG ACTAAGACAGCAAAGCTGA
- the LOC113590914 gene encoding B-cell receptor CD22-like isoform X1 produces MVSLQITPSTSVVLHILLTGVVAQDGWGVKYTPKSICALKGSTVIIGCTYTYPLGFAIKKSFWSIRQVTSTSEPPDLSLDLRYQDRVQYLGDKQQNCTLSLRDVTEEDQCKYYFRFITYKADGKFQDKNGVQLFVTDLQVETPEEVVEGDDVTLTCKTTCNLTGPSYIWYKNGVSLSSNTKALNLKTVSSEHAASYSCAVLGQSHSSSAVILDVRYPPKKVSVSINPSGEILEGSSVTLTCSSDANPPVQNYTWFKEGGTSPVASGQSYSFNLNTSRSEMYYCVAQNEHGVRRSAALPLNPKPGFSMISYVAAGISLCGVAALLFIAFWKRRNKQNMKSSANASLNVYSDNMDETYTALDPSARSSNVYHTLTAIHPSRPDDTYTALDLHPSHPDDTYTALDHYSRCPDDTYTALDRYSRCPDDTYTALDLYSRLRQQS; encoded by the exons ATGGTGTCTCTACAAATTACTCCTTCCACTTCTGTGGTCTTGCACATCTTATTAACTG gtgTTGTTGCCCAGGATGGGTGGGGTGTGAAATACACCCCAAAATCTATTTGTGCCCTAAAGGGATCTACAGTGATCATAGGCTGTACTTACACGTACCCACTTGGATTTGcaattaaaaaatctttttggaGCATAAGACAGGTGACATCTACTTCAGAGCCTCCTGACCTGTCTCTAGACCTCAGGTACCAAGACAGGGTTCAGTACCTCGGAGATAAACAGCAGAACTGCACCCTCAGCCTGAGAGATGTGACAGAAGAGGACCAATGCAAATACTACTTCAGGTTCATAACATACAAAGCAGATGGGAAGTTTCAAGATAAAAATGGAGTTCAACTTTTTGTCACAG ACCTCCAGGTGGAGACTCCTGAGGAAGTGGTGGAGGGAGATGACGTCACTCTCACGTGTAAAACCACATGCAATCTGACTGGTCCATCGTacatctggtacaaaaatgggGTCAGTTTATCCTCCAACACCAAGGCCCTGAACCTGAAGACAGTCAGCAGTGAGCATGCAGCCAGTTACAGCTGTGCTGTACTGGGACAAAGCCATTCATCTTCCGCTGTTATTCTTGATGTCAGGT ATCCTCCAAAGAAAGTGTCAGTGTCCATCAATCCCTCTGGTGAAATATTGGAGggcagttcagtgactctgacctgcagcagtgatgccaacccacctgtgcagaactacacctggtttaaagaaggaggaacctcacctgtagCATCTGGACAGAGTTACAGCTTTAACCTCAATACCAGTAGAAGTGAAATGTACTACTGTGTGGCTCAAAATGAACACGGGGTGCGCAGATCAGCTGCACTGCCACTCAATCCAAAAC CAGGCTTCTCCATGATTTCATATGTAGCTGCTGGAATTAGTCTCTGTGGGGTTGCCGCTCTTCTATTCATCGCTTTCTGGAAGAG AAGAAACAAGCAGAACATGAAGTCATCTGCAAATGCCTCTCTG AATGTTTATTCTGATAATATGGATGAAACATACACAGCTCTGGATCCCTCAGCCAGATCCTCTAACGTGTACCACACACTTACA GCCATTCATCCCAGTCGTCCTGATGACACGTACACAGCTCTGGATCTTCATCCCAGTCATCCTGATGACACGTACACAGCTCTGGATCATTATTCCAGGTGTCCTGATGACACATACACAGCTCTGGATCGTTATTCCAGGTGTCCTGATGACACATATACAGCTCTGGATCTTTATTCCAG ACTAAGACAGCAAAGCTGA
- the LOC113590914 gene encoding B-cell receptor CD22-like isoform X2, producing MVSLQITPSTSVVLHILLTGVVAQDGWGVKYTPKSICALKGSTVIIGCTYTYPLGFAIKKSFWSIRQVTSTSEPPDLSLDLRYQDRVQYLGDKQQNCTLSLRDVTEEDQCKYYFRFITYKADGKFQDKNGVQLFVTDLQVETPEEVVEGDDVTLTCKTTCNLTGPSYIWYKNGVSLSSNTKALNLKTVSSEHAASYSCAVLGQSHSSSAVILDVRYPPKKVSVSINPSGEILEGSSVTLTCSSDANPPVQNYTWFKEGGTSPVASGQSYSFNLNTSRSEMYYCVAQNEHGVRRSAALPLNPKRFSMISYVAAGISLCGVAALLFIAFWKRRNKQNMKSSANASLNVYSDNMDETYTALDPSARSSNVYHTLTAIHPSRPDDTYTALDLHPSHPDDTYTALDHYSRCPDDTYTALDRYSRCPDDTYTALDLYSRLRQQS from the exons ATGGTGTCTCTACAAATTACTCCTTCCACTTCTGTGGTCTTGCACATCTTATTAACTG gtgTTGTTGCCCAGGATGGGTGGGGTGTGAAATACACCCCAAAATCTATTTGTGCCCTAAAGGGATCTACAGTGATCATAGGCTGTACTTACACGTACCCACTTGGATTTGcaattaaaaaatctttttggaGCATAAGACAGGTGACATCTACTTCAGAGCCTCCTGACCTGTCTCTAGACCTCAGGTACCAAGACAGGGTTCAGTACCTCGGAGATAAACAGCAGAACTGCACCCTCAGCCTGAGAGATGTGACAGAAGAGGACCAATGCAAATACTACTTCAGGTTCATAACATACAAAGCAGATGGGAAGTTTCAAGATAAAAATGGAGTTCAACTTTTTGTCACAG ACCTCCAGGTGGAGACTCCTGAGGAAGTGGTGGAGGGAGATGACGTCACTCTCACGTGTAAAACCACATGCAATCTGACTGGTCCATCGTacatctggtacaaaaatgggGTCAGTTTATCCTCCAACACCAAGGCCCTGAACCTGAAGACAGTCAGCAGTGAGCATGCAGCCAGTTACAGCTGTGCTGTACTGGGACAAAGCCATTCATCTTCCGCTGTTATTCTTGATGTCAGGT ATCCTCCAAAGAAAGTGTCAGTGTCCATCAATCCCTCTGGTGAAATATTGGAGggcagttcagtgactctgacctgcagcagtgatgccaacccacctgtgcagaactacacctggtttaaagaaggaggaacctcacctgtagCATCTGGACAGAGTTACAGCTTTAACCTCAATACCAGTAGAAGTGAAATGTACTACTGTGTGGCTCAAAATGAACACGGGGTGCGCAGATCAGCTGCACTGCCACTCAATCCAAAAC GCTTCTCCATGATTTCATATGTAGCTGCTGGAATTAGTCTCTGTGGGGTTGCCGCTCTTCTATTCATCGCTTTCTGGAAGAG AAGAAACAAGCAGAACATGAAGTCATCTGCAAATGCCTCTCTG AATGTTTATTCTGATAATATGGATGAAACATACACAGCTCTGGATCCCTCAGCCAGATCCTCTAACGTGTACCACACACTTACA GCCATTCATCCCAGTCGTCCTGATGACACGTACACAGCTCTGGATCTTCATCCCAGTCATCCTGATGACACGTACACAGCTCTGGATCATTATTCCAGGTGTCCTGATGACACATACACAGCTCTGGATCGTTATTCCAGGTGTCCTGATGACACATATACAGCTCTGGATCTTTATTCCAG ACTAAGACAGCAAAGCTGA
- the LOC113579237 gene encoding adhesion G protein-coupled receptor E3-like isoform X1, with amino-acid sequence MTCFLTWITATAVLSTLCVTEMYYNFTINGNAKGSACTLPFIYKGNTYNTCVEFNHSTSWCSTTSDYDKDEQWGECVYEDPCIFHKLLSDPWRNIGFNSTSFAEWPMNDLKLQEGWYQVFGIGGDVLDGTCSANRSGTNMSYSITSCKPSQSSNQNLYNCMLLCSTSSACSLTRQIVNRASCHGGFFIYYLFPTTGIFSTSHSFCSASSCGEHAQCNHDGSCVCDSGLLIPDGFLPKGDSYGCTGAPPSVTTDTTSAILMTTAINYTISVPDITVSEDCQYWTNTKNLSHRQTRDNIIAECYKNLSSQIDDFSTKELTRNVVEKVLERFIPTAHQQLSIGSSNQDELVSSLNTMLNTTEKLVSALVKITETSYAINISLPDIEIRVLAVGPNSFLGKTSVINTADAQMEIDLIGISKSEMNKGHAAVSFVSYTNIPSMLNRSFNSETNMEQTLMSTLVSATLPKTTNKTLNKPVNFTLKHTPILNPDHIPSCVYWKETEWVVDGCTLIKTNSSHSVCSCDHLSTFALIMQINPTQSDQLIVLLNTTFVAVGLVFLSLALLTFAIFRGNPRVTNPALINLCISLLLAHLLFLLTQHFLQYIQPKQLVCALLAGVLHFLFLSAFVWMFIEAVLLFITVKSLSKIRSKQKEALIMRCLIVIGYGSSLIVVGMSAALGPNGYGSDKCWLKEDRGFIWSFLGPVYFILACNTILFSLIIFSIMVALTRLNSDVSQIKQMRTIAFKTIAQCIILGCPWILGPFTSSSKVVEILFLVLNSQQGTFIFLVHCVLNQEVRQQYKKLIGVLFIPSESTITEVQMT; translated from the exons atgACCTGCTTTCTGACAT GGATCACTGCTACTGCAGTATTGTCTACACTTTGCGTAACTGAGATGTACT ATAATTTCACCATAAATGGTAATGCTAAAGGATCTGCGTGTACACTGCCTTTTATTTACAAAGGAAATACTTACAACACATGTGTGGAATTCAACCACAGCACCTCATGGTGCAGCACGACTAGTGACTATGACAAAGATGAGCAATGGGGAGAATGTGTTTATGAAG ATCCTTGTATCTTTCATAAGCTTCTATCTGACCCTTGGCGCAATATTGGCTTTAACTCTACCTCTTTTGCTGAGTGGCCAATGAATGATCTTAAACTGCAGGAAGGATGGTACCAGGTCTTTGGTATTGGTGGAGACGTTTTAGATGGCACTTGCTCAGCCAATCGTAGTGGTACCAATATGTCCTATTCAATCACATCATGCAAACCATCTCAGAGCTCAAATCAGAACCTATATAACTGCATGTTACTTTGTAGTACTAGTTCTGCATGCTCTCTTACTAGACAAATTGTAAACCGTGCATCCTGTCATGGAGGATTCTTTATCTATTATCTCTTCCCAACTACTGGAATTTTTTCTACAA GTCATTCATTCTGCAGTGCATCTTCCTGTGGTGAGCATGCGCAGTGTAATCATGatggcagctgtgtgtgtgactctggaCTGTTAATACCTGATGGATTCCTGCCCAAAGGAGACTCTTATGGCTGTACAGGTGCCCCTCCATCTGTTACAACTGATACAACCTCTGCCATCTTGATGACCACAGCCATCAATTATACTATTTCAG TTCCAGATATCACAGTGTCTGAGGATTGCCAGTACTGGACTAACACTAAGAACCTCTCTCACCGACAAACACGG gATAATATCATAGCAGAGTGTTATAAGAATCTGTCAAGCCAGATTGATGACTTCAGTACTAAAGAGTTAACAAGGAAT GTCGTGGAGAAAGTTTTGGAAAGGTTCATTCCTACTGCTCATCAACAACTTAGCATTGGAAGCAGTAATCAGGATGAACTAGTCTCCTCTCTGAACACCATGCTGAATACCACAGAGAAACTGGTGTCTGCACTGGTGAAGATCACAGAGACCAGCTATGCTATCAACATCTCCCTCCCAGATATAG AGATACGCGTACTTGCAGTTGGACCAAATAGTTTCTTGGGAAAAACATCTGTGATCAACACAGCAGATGCTCAAATGGAAATTGATCTCATTGGGATATCTAAAAGTGAAATGAATAAAG GACATGCTGCTGTGTCCTTTGTGagctacacaaacatacccagTATGCTGAACAGAAGCTTCAACAGTGAAACCAACATGGAACAAACATTAATGTCCACTTTGGTGTCAGCCACACTGCCCAAAACCACTAACAAAACACTCAACAAACCAGTGAACTTCACCCTGAAACACACTCCG ATATTAAACCCTGATCATATTCCTTCCTGTGTTTACTGGAAGGAAACTGAATGGGTTGTAGATGGCTGTACACTTATCAAGACCAACAGCAGTCACAGTGTTTGCTCCTGTGATCACCTCTCAACCTTCGCCCTCATCATGCAGATCAACCCAACTCAG aGTGATCAACTCATAGTGCTGCTAAATACGACATTTGTAGCAGTAGGGCTGGTGTTCCTGAGCTTGGCTCTGTTGACCTTTGCCATTTTCCGTGGGAACCCGAGAGTGACAAACCCTGCTCTGATCAACCTGTGTATAAGCCTACTGCTGGctcacctcctcttcctgctcacaCAACACTTCCTGCAGTACATACAACCCAAACAG ctggtGTGTGCACTGTTGGCAGGTGTTCtgcacttcctctttctctctgcgtTTGTGTGGATGTTCATTGAGGCTGTGCTTCTCTTTATCACTGTAAAGAGCCTATCAAAGATCAGATCAAAGCAGAAGGAGGCACTTATAATGAGGTGTTTGATTGTGATTGGATATGGGAGTTCTTTGATTGTGGTGGGCATGTCTGCAGCACTGGGGCCTAATGGATATGGAAGTGACAA ATGCTGGCTTAAGGAGGACAGGGGTTTCATCTGGAGTTTCCTGGGTCCAGTTTATTTCATTCTTGCA TGCAACACGATCCTGTTCAGCTTAATCATCTTCAGTATCATGGTCGCTCTGACACGCCTGAACAGTGACGTTTCCCAGATTAAACAGATGAG
- the LOC113579237 gene encoding adhesion G protein-coupled receptor E3-like isoform X3, giving the protein MTCFLTWITATAVLSTLCVTEMYYNFTINGNAKGSACTLPFIYKGNTYNTCVEFNHSTSWCSTTSDYDKDEQWGECVYEDPCIFHKLLSDPWRNIGFNSTSFAEWPMNDLKLQEGWYQVFGIGGDVLDGTCSANRSGTNMSYSITSCKPSQSSNQNLYNCMLLCSTSSACSLTRQIVNRASCHGGFFIYYLFPTTGIFSTSHSFCSASSCGEHAQCNHDGSCVCDSGLLIPDGFLPKGDSYGCTGAPPSVTTDTTSAILMTTAINYTISVPDITVSEDCQYWTNTKNLSHRQTRDNIIAECYKNLSSQIDDFSTKELTRNVVEKVLERFIPTAHQQLSIGSSNQDELVSSLNTMLNTTEKLVSALVKITETSYAINISLPDIEIRVLAVGPNSFLGKTSVINTADAQMEIDLIGISKSEMNKGHAAVSFVSYTNIPSMLNRSFNSETNMEQTLMSTLVSATLPKTTNKTLNKPVNFTLKHTPILNPDHIPSCVYWKETEWVVDGCTLIKTNSSHSVCSCDHLSTFALIMQINPTQSDQLIVLLNTTFVAVGLVFLSLALLTFAIFRGNPRVTNPALINLCISLLLAHLLFLLTQHFLQYIQPKQLVCALLAGVLHFLFLSAFVWMFIEAVLLFITVKSLSKIRSKQKEALIMRCLIVIGYGSSLIVVGMSAALGPNGYGSDKCWLKEDRGFIWSFLGPVYFILADHCI; this is encoded by the exons atgACCTGCTTTCTGACAT GGATCACTGCTACTGCAGTATTGTCTACACTTTGCGTAACTGAGATGTACT ATAATTTCACCATAAATGGTAATGCTAAAGGATCTGCGTGTACACTGCCTTTTATTTACAAAGGAAATACTTACAACACATGTGTGGAATTCAACCACAGCACCTCATGGTGCAGCACGACTAGTGACTATGACAAAGATGAGCAATGGGGAGAATGTGTTTATGAAG ATCCTTGTATCTTTCATAAGCTTCTATCTGACCCTTGGCGCAATATTGGCTTTAACTCTACCTCTTTTGCTGAGTGGCCAATGAATGATCTTAAACTGCAGGAAGGATGGTACCAGGTCTTTGGTATTGGTGGAGACGTTTTAGATGGCACTTGCTCAGCCAATCGTAGTGGTACCAATATGTCCTATTCAATCACATCATGCAAACCATCTCAGAGCTCAAATCAGAACCTATATAACTGCATGTTACTTTGTAGTACTAGTTCTGCATGCTCTCTTACTAGACAAATTGTAAACCGTGCATCCTGTCATGGAGGATTCTTTATCTATTATCTCTTCCCAACTACTGGAATTTTTTCTACAA GTCATTCATTCTGCAGTGCATCTTCCTGTGGTGAGCATGCGCAGTGTAATCATGatggcagctgtgtgtgtgactctggaCTGTTAATACCTGATGGATTCCTGCCCAAAGGAGACTCTTATGGCTGTACAGGTGCCCCTCCATCTGTTACAACTGATACAACCTCTGCCATCTTGATGACCACAGCCATCAATTATACTATTTCAG TTCCAGATATCACAGTGTCTGAGGATTGCCAGTACTGGACTAACACTAAGAACCTCTCTCACCGACAAACACGG gATAATATCATAGCAGAGTGTTATAAGAATCTGTCAAGCCAGATTGATGACTTCAGTACTAAAGAGTTAACAAGGAAT GTCGTGGAGAAAGTTTTGGAAAGGTTCATTCCTACTGCTCATCAACAACTTAGCATTGGAAGCAGTAATCAGGATGAACTAGTCTCCTCTCTGAACACCATGCTGAATACCACAGAGAAACTGGTGTCTGCACTGGTGAAGATCACAGAGACCAGCTATGCTATCAACATCTCCCTCCCAGATATAG AGATACGCGTACTTGCAGTTGGACCAAATAGTTTCTTGGGAAAAACATCTGTGATCAACACAGCAGATGCTCAAATGGAAATTGATCTCATTGGGATATCTAAAAGTGAAATGAATAAAG GACATGCTGCTGTGTCCTTTGTGagctacacaaacatacccagTATGCTGAACAGAAGCTTCAACAGTGAAACCAACATGGAACAAACATTAATGTCCACTTTGGTGTCAGCCACACTGCCCAAAACCACTAACAAAACACTCAACAAACCAGTGAACTTCACCCTGAAACACACTCCG ATATTAAACCCTGATCATATTCCTTCCTGTGTTTACTGGAAGGAAACTGAATGGGTTGTAGATGGCTGTACACTTATCAAGACCAACAGCAGTCACAGTGTTTGCTCCTGTGATCACCTCTCAACCTTCGCCCTCATCATGCAGATCAACCCAACTCAG aGTGATCAACTCATAGTGCTGCTAAATACGACATTTGTAGCAGTAGGGCTGGTGTTCCTGAGCTTGGCTCTGTTGACCTTTGCCATTTTCCGTGGGAACCCGAGAGTGACAAACCCTGCTCTGATCAACCTGTGTATAAGCCTACTGCTGGctcacctcctcttcctgctcacaCAACACTTCCTGCAGTACATACAACCCAAACAG ctggtGTGTGCACTGTTGGCAGGTGTTCtgcacttcctctttctctctgcgtTTGTGTGGATGTTCATTGAGGCTGTGCTTCTCTTTATCACTGTAAAGAGCCTATCAAAGATCAGATCAAAGCAGAAGGAGGCACTTATAATGAGGTGTTTGATTGTGATTGGATATGGGAGTTCTTTGATTGTGGTGGGCATGTCTGCAGCACTGGGGCCTAATGGATATGGAAGTGACAA ATGCTGGCTTAAGGAGGACAGGGGTTTCATCTGGAGTTTCCTGGGTCCAGTTTATTTCATTCTTGCA